CAATATTGAAAGTGCATGTACGCTACATTGGAGATGtaggttttgtttttttgtttttatagattttgaaaGCAAATTGAGAGTAATGCCAAACACACCGCTCTTGGACTGAAAAAATGCAAATTTAAAGTATTTAAAAGAATTTTGGTAAATAGTTTGCAGTAGATTTTGTATTcttagttttgaaagttaacaACTTATTTTTGCTTTAGTtccataatttataattgaatttATGTATTGGAattagttttctattttttataagtattaatggtttaatttttaaatatcatTAAATTTTATCATAGATTCTTTtggaaaactaaataaatattcAGGacccttaaaaaaaattataattttttttgtttcacattataaaagtataatttaaaacataaataaaataatacgaTAAGATACAAAAATATCCCTAAAGTTTATAtataagagcaattttatccttcaTATCTAAAATGATGAATTTTCCTAATGgtctaagaacaattttactcctaatgttggtaagttaggtcaattttagatattattataaaacacaaattttttgttctttattctgcatcaattgcACTATGTTGATTCTAAAaccaaaaaatcatattttttgtgatttaataatagaattgaagattaatatttttaaaatcggtaaaatatttaaatttttttgtccaactcgtacaaaatatatatatatattaattttttttaattttttcacgaTTAATCATATGTTATGATATATTACTAATGAATAATAAAATGACGCGCATTTGAAGTGTAAGAGATAAGATTTATAACATAGCGGAGAAGACAAATTGATGAAtcatttctccaattgacccaacttgactgccaacgttaaaggtaaaattgcatcagtttagacgttaggggtaaaattgtttctaTGTGTAAACGTTTGGAgtattttttgcaccttatccctaaaataaataacatttttttaattgaattaaatgtCAGGACTAAATTAACAAGTATGGTTTTAATATGTCAAAACATTGAGAGATTTTatgtattgaaataaaaaatgaaatgcCTCCTCAAAATTCAAGGTGACAAAAGTACACACGATCCGATCACACGACACGAAATCAATACGTGATTTTAGTGTTTGGgtttagtttagtaggtaatgtaTCATTTTTtagttgacacgaaactgacactcAAGTTTTTAGATTGGTTTAGGATTGATATGTTAACCCGAAAACGACATGAATAcgaatattgaaaattattgttatattctctcctatttttatgtcactttattaataaagatgataacattataattattacttgcaaatatgATTCAAACTtcttaaattattataaaacacattaCATAACGCTCTAATATGATATTAACGAACTTTTTGATAGttagtgttaacatactaatctaaaaatgatataaagtatttaaaaatagtaccatattttcttatatttttacaagttattattaatatatatgcataataaAATTAACACTAACTCGAACATGTTAACATGATTGTGACAAGAAAGTTTGTAAGTTGGTTTcggtttactctttttgacactAACCCGAAATGACACAACACGAACACGACAATTGTCAGGTCTAATCAAAATGTCTTGAACTAGTAGTATTAGTATGAGCTAGTTTTGTTTTTGGATTATAATGAAACATATTAAAAGTTAAAActcaatcaataaaaataataactgATCAAGGGCCAAACATACGTTTTGCCAAAGAAAAAAAGAACTAATCTCAGACAGCCGACAAGGTACTAAATAAGGATTAGTTTCtgtaaccttttttttttttttacatctaTAGAAATTTAAAAGTTTTAAATTTCTCTCCTGTGTTTATCTATCTATTGcctattaaataaaataaaaagagaaaaaaaaggaaacaaaATCCTGTTCCTTTCAAAGGTATGAACTTGAACCTGTCTACTTTTCcttgaaattaaaataaataaaaaaacacctCAGAAGCCACTGTTTCCGGTTACTCCTCCGCCGGAGCCACCCCGACTAGTGACGTCACTGCCACCACCCCTTAGCTGTTGCACACCCTTGATTATATCCTCATTTAAGGTCATGTTTGGAATCAAATTAATCTCTTCATCACTCTCAATCTGATCATCGTCAACTTCACCGGAGAATTCGATTTCAACGCCGTCGACTTCCATCTCTGTCTTCGAGCTCTCAGTATTTTCTGCCATGGAAAGGGGGGTTGTTGGAGATAAACCATTTCCCTTGTTGTCTGGACTCGGAGGAGCCTCGGATTCATTTCCGGCAGCCTTTTGTTTGTCGCTCGAAAACTTGTTCCTAACACTTCCGGCGAGGGAATTCCGGTGAATCGGACGAGGGTGACAGTGGTCGGCGGTGTAACTTACAATGAACATAGTTGGATCTTGATTACTCCTCTCCACTTGTTTCCTCGCTGAACAACCTTTTGAACTGCTGCATCTATAATAGTTCCTGAAACATCAATCAAAATTGAAAGAAACTCAATCAAGCCCTAATCCCCAAAACATAAAGATCAAATCTTTTTCAAAGAACTCATCAGAAAACAGAAAAAACagttacaaaataataaattgagACCTTGGATATGGAGACCCTTTAATGGGTTTTTGTCCGTACTTCCTCCAAGCCCACACATCATTGCAAAGCTTCTCTGCCTCCACCTGCATTACCAACTTCTTCTGATTGCTCCTCCTGTAAATTCATAATCAGAATTCATCAATTTTAGCCATTAAAATCTATTTACATCAACCCACTTACTTCTTTCTTGCTCTGGTGGCTGGTGATACTTTGCTTTTTATTGGCTGCTGCACCTGTTGCTGCTGCCATTGATTGAGGAGGCCGGTGGTGGATGGTGGTGGCGGGGGAGGAGGAGGCGGCGGCTGCACAAGTTGTGGCTCATTTGGGGCACAAAATGGTCCAAAATCAAGAATATTAGGAATCTTTTCTTCCCCAGTTGAAGTAGAGATAGGGAGAAAGGGAATAAAAGAATCTTGTAATTCTTGGAACCCATTGTTCAGAGGGTGCACTAGATCGGAGAAACAAAAAGGGTCATCATCATCGTCATGATTTTCGAATGTCAAAGCAGCGAGCCAGTCAAAAGCTGTATCCAAGTTGGGATCATCAAGGGTGTTTGATGATGGgggaggaggcggaggaggaggtGGTGCAGAGGTGGTGCAGCAACTCCTAACAAGGGCATTCAGATCCCAATCGCCATTAGCCATGATCAGCGTAGAAATTGAGGGGCAAAAATGAATCTTTTTATGTGATGGAATTTGGTGTTTGGTTGATTGAGGAAATGGTTAAGAAAAGAGAGTGACGGCGCTGACTTTGGTGTTCATGGGAAGGACAGAcataagaaagaaagagaaagagaagggaATGATGGATGGTGGAGCACTGACTTACTAGTATTTCTTAATTAtttatacaagagagaaaaggaaaaagaaaacaaaaaaaaaagagagattaCTTTTCATTTGACTCTTATCAAATTGTCAAAGGGGTAGGGGTCTCTTTGTCAAATAGGGATTGTACCGGTTCCGTCCAAACAGATGATGAGATTGTATTTAATAAGATCCAACGTTAATTAGATatgtataaaattaaataatattcaGGTCTGGGTTTGGGTTATTTGGTTGGGGATGCCGACCTAGTCGGGATGTCCGGCTTTTCCCTAAACCATCACCCCATTTTtactgaaaaataaataaatatacaaaTAATATTCCGTCCAAACAAATGTTAAGATTGTATTTAATAAGGTCGAACGTTAATTAGGTATGTATAAAATCgaataaatatgtaaataatatacagaaaaatgtaattaataattttatatatgatGCATGAAAGTAAGAAATGTTTAGTTTTACCCCTCATGTCATGTAGTCGTCGGCCTTCCCTAGCCCCCCTTCATCGACCAAAAAGAAAACTAGAAAGCCCATGATCTCTATAAAGCAAAGGGCGATAAAGAGAAATATGATCAACAGTAAATTCCATACATAAACATTTGCGTTGCCCTGAATCTTAATGTTTTTAAAATGACAGGTGTTTTGTTTTCTAAGAGTAACGACATGTGTATAAAGTGGGAGTTGAGGTAAGTGTGACGAAAACATAATTTTATCAAAGAACTATACAAACTAACAAAATCAGCCGATAATAAGATTGTATTTAATAAGATTGAACTTAATTAGGTATGTATGAAATCGAATAAACATATAAGTAATTTACGGAACAATCTGATAATGTAATTAATAATTTCTATATACGCCGTCTGAAAGTAGGAGTCATAATTAAGGGGAAAAATACGTTTCTTACATATTATGTGTATACGTTTAAAAGGGAAATACATTTGTTTCATAGTTTCACTAAGCTCATGTAACAAACAGTAAGGAggtgtttagttttattttcagAATCGGAATGTTATAGAATTGAAATCGGAAtgagtatttattttttttgtttggtgTAATCCGGAATCAAAATCCAATTATCAGAAACATTTAGTTAACATTTCGATATTGGAATCGAAAtggaacaaaataaaaatttattagataataataataataatatatttaacatataaaaatttataaatattatatatagtaaagaaaacgaaaaataaaaattaatgtaATCATCTACATCATTAAAGTTTCTTATataaaaagttaattaaaaatatatattattaacatCAACTAACATTAGTATAGGGagataaaatttaaaagaaaagaaataggaaATGTGGTTGATAAAAACGTGGaagataaagaaaatgaaaagaaacgAAGAAATGTAAAATAACTGTAAGAATTAGTTTGATTACCATGGGTGAGTGAGAGAATGGttgattttatgatttattaGAATCaattcatattttattattcAAATTAGGAAACCAAACATTAGGAATGGAATTATCTCATTTTCATTCCCACTCTATGGTGTTTTTTAACCCAAACAAACACCCCTTAAAATAATTCAAAATTCG
The DNA window shown above is from Euphorbia lathyris chromosome 1, ddEupLath1.1, whole genome shotgun sequence and carries:
- the LOC136222329 gene encoding probable WRKY transcription factor 27, which gives rise to MANGDWDLNALVRSCCTTSAPPPPPPPPPSSNTLDDPNLDTAFDWLAALTFENHDDDDDPFCFSDLVHPLNNGFQELQDSFIPFLPISTSTGEEKIPNILDFGPFCAPNEPQLVQPPPPPPPPPPSTTGLLNQWQQQQVQQPIKSKVSPATRARKKRSNQKKLVMQVEAEKLCNDVWAWRKYGQKPIKGSPYPRNYYRCSSSKGCSARKQVERSNQDPTMFIVSYTADHCHPRPIHRNSLAGSVRNKFSSDKQKAAGNESEAPPSPDNKGNGLSPTTPLSMAENTESSKTEMEVDGVEIEFSGEVDDDQIESDEEINLIPNMTLNEDIIKGVQQLRGGGSDVTSRGGSGGGVTGNSGF